In Aciduliprofundum sp. MAR08-339, a single window of DNA contains:
- the katG gene encoding catalase/peroxidase HPI, protein MKKIEYRKRWITDWWPNRLNLKILRQNCPAQHPYGMDFDYIREVKDLDVDAVIEDLKKLMKTPQDWWPPDFGHYGPLFVRLAWHSSGSYRIYDGRGGARNGSIRFPLRINWPDNIGLDKAIRLLWPIKKKYGRKLSWADLIILAGTVALEDMGVKTLGFSLGREDIFEPDESPDWGKEEEMLTGDKRFEKGKLRKPYAATEMGLIYVNPAGSGGNPDPVESAKDIRVAFSRMGMNDEETVALIAGGHAFGKCHGAGSSKYLGPDPSSSPLESGGLGWEFSYGSGKGSDTYTSGFELTWSTTPTKFGIQYLRFMFNYEWELEKSPDGKPQWVAKDAPEIIPDAHDPNKKHRPRMLTADLALRYDPIYSKIARRFLENPQEFEKAFARAWFKLTHRDMGPKTCYVGPYVPEEEFVWQDPLPERDYDLIDEKNIEELKRRIISSGLSISQLVYTAWASASTYRNSDRRGGANGARIRLYPMNEWDVNHPEDLKRIIGIYENIQQEFNEEQERKGSNKRVSIADLIILGGNAAIEEAARKAGFNVRVPFTPGRVDVTQEQVEVEFYKEIEPFADGFRNYFKNPAEFDESDIYTTPEYFLVDKAQLLTLTVPEMVVLVGGLRVLGAVYRYQKYGVLTDSPEVLTNDFFVNLLDMGIEWRQEDEHRYLFGGYDRKSGEMKFKATRVDLIFGHHDELRAIAEVYASDDAKEKFVHDFIRAWNKVMNIDRFDLKLGMSDMGKKRR, encoded by the coding sequence ATGAAAAAAATAGAATATAGAAAAAGATGGATAACGGACTGGTGGCCAAACAGGTTGAATTTAAAAATCCTGCGGCAGAACTGCCCTGCTCAGCATCCCTATGGGATGGACTTTGATTACATCAGAGAGGTTAAGGACCTTGATGTTGATGCGGTTATTGAAGATTTAAAGAAACTTATGAAAACTCCGCAGGATTGGTGGCCCCCAGATTTCGGACATTACGGCCCGCTTTTTGTCCGTCTTGCCTGGCACAGTTCGGGAAGTTACAGAATTTACGATGGTAGAGGAGGAGCAAGGAACGGCAGCATTCGCTTTCCTCTGAGGATTAACTGGCCTGATAATATTGGTCTTGATAAGGCCATAAGGCTCCTCTGGCCCATAAAAAAGAAATACGGAAGAAAGCTTTCCTGGGCGGATTTGATCATTCTTGCAGGTACAGTTGCCCTTGAGGATATGGGTGTGAAAACTTTAGGTTTTTCCCTCGGTCGTGAGGATATCTTTGAACCAGATGAGAGCCCGGACTGGGGAAAAGAAGAAGAGATGCTCACCGGAGATAAGAGATTTGAGAAGGGTAAGCTTAGGAAGCCGTACGCGGCAACAGAAATGGGGTTGATTTATGTAAATCCTGCGGGGTCCGGGGGCAATCCTGATCCGGTGGAATCTGCAAAGGATATAAGGGTTGCTTTTAGCAGAATGGGAATGAATGATGAAGAAACGGTTGCTTTAATAGCCGGAGGCCATGCATTTGGAAAATGTCACGGTGCTGGGTCAAGCAAATATCTTGGGCCTGATCCCAGTTCCTCTCCCCTGGAATCTGGGGGGCTTGGTTGGGAATTCAGCTACGGAAGTGGCAAGGGTTCTGATACATACACATCTGGATTTGAACTCACATGGTCCACAACTCCAACAAAGTTCGGTATACAGTATCTGAGATTCATGTTCAATTATGAATGGGAACTTGAAAAGAGTCCTGATGGAAAACCACAATGGGTTGCCAAGGATGCTCCGGAGATAATTCCAGATGCGCATGACCCGAACAAAAAGCACAGACCAAGAATGTTAACTGCGGATCTGGCGTTGAGATATGATCCAATATATTCCAAAATAGCCAGAAGATTTCTTGAAAATCCCCAGGAGTTTGAGAAGGCTTTTGCAAGGGCATGGTTCAAACTCACCCACAGGGATATGGGGCCGAAAACATGTTATGTGGGGCCTTATGTTCCCGAAGAGGAGTTTGTCTGGCAGGATCCTCTTCCCGAAAGGGATTACGATCTGATTGACGAGAAGAATATTGAGGAGTTGAAGAGACGGATTATCTCTTCCGGTCTGAGCATTTCTCAACTTGTCTACACGGCATGGGCATCTGCCTCCACATACAGAAATTCTGACAGAAGAGGCGGAGCAAACGGGGCGAGAATAAGACTTTACCCCATGAACGAGTGGGATGTTAACCATCCAGAGGATTTGAAAAGAATAATTGGCATCTATGAGAATATTCAGCAGGAGTTCAATGAGGAGCAGGAGAGAAAGGGAAGTAACAAGAGAGTTTCAATTGCAGATCTGATAATTCTCGGAGGGAATGCAGCAATAGAGGAAGCGGCCAGAAAAGCAGGTTTCAATGTGAGAGTTCCATTCACTCCGGGCAGGGTTGATGTCACGCAGGAGCAGGTTGAAGTGGAATTCTACAAGGAGATAGAGCCCTTCGCAGATGGCTTCAGGAACTACTTCAAAAATCCTGCAGAATTTGATGAAAGCGATATTTACACAACTCCAGAGTACTTCCTGGTGGATAAAGCTCAGCTTTTAACACTCACAGTGCCTGAAATGGTTGTTCTTGTTGGTGGCTTAAGGGTACTCGGAGCTGTTTACAGATATCAAAAATATGGGGTTCTCACAGATTCTCCAGAAGTGCTCACAAACGATTTCTTCGTGAATCTCCTTGATATGGGAATTGAGTGGAGACAAGAGGATGAACATCGTTATCTCTTTGGAGGCTACGATAGAAAAAGCGGGGAGATGAAATTTAAAGCAACGAGGGTTGATTTAATATTCGGGCATCATGACGAGCTAAGGGCAATTGCAGAAGTTTACGCCAGCGATGATGCAAAAGAAAAATTTGTTCATGATTTCATAAGGGCGTGGAATAAAGTTATGAACATAGATAGGTTTGATTTGAAATTGGGAATGTCAGATATGGGTAAAAAAAGGAGGTGA
- a CDS encoding ferritin family protein has protein sequence MNLEEYNLKTLLLAAIKSEIDSGELYRTLASRVKNALLKDRLNFLAGEEDKHRAYLEAFYRQKFPDEEIEVPEKTPVPLPEVDPSEERLLSEIIEDAMNAELAAKDFYESLKNKVEDDESRKMLQILANMEQGHYDILAKELENLKNFENYDEYWPMMHAGP, from the coding sequence ATGAATTTAGAAGAGTATAATTTAAAAACCCTGCTGCTCGCTGCAATAAAGAGCGAGATTGACAGTGGAGAGCTTTATCGCACTCTTGCGAGTAGGGTCAAGAACGCACTTTTGAAAGACCGCCTGAACTTTCTGGCGGGAGAGGAGGACAAGCATCGTGCTTATCTGGAAGCGTTTTACAGGCAAAAGTTTCCCGATGAGGAAATAGAAGTTCCTGAGAAAACTCCAGTGCCTCTGCCAGAGGTGGATCCCTCGGAGGAAAGATTGCTCAGCGAGATAATTGAAGATGCGATGAATGCGGAGCTTGCAGCGAAGGATTTCTACGAGAGCCTTAAAAACAAAGTTGAAGATGATGAGAGCAGAAAAATGCTGCAGATTCTTGCGAACATGGAGCAGGGTCATTACGACATCCTTGCCAAAGAATTGGAGAATTTGAAAAATTTTGAAAATTACGATGAGTATTGGCCAATGATGCATGCGGGCCCCTGA
- the bcp gene encoding thioredoxin-dependent thiol peroxidase, producing MKAPDFCLPDYRGEEHCLRDFRGKWVVLYFYPKDNTSGCTREAKEFTENKEEFEKLNAVIIGISKDSPKSHEKFINKHELNILLLSDESHEVIEKYGAWGKKKNYGREYYGTIRSTFLIDLEGNIVKEWKKVRVAGHVEEVLKTLKEVAK from the coding sequence ATGAAGGCGCCGGACTTCTGCCTTCCGGATTATCGGGGAGAGGAGCATTGCCTCCGTGATTTCCGAGGAAAGTGGGTGGTTCTTTATTTTTATCCCAAGGACAACACATCCGGATGCACTAGAGAGGCGAAGGAATTCACAGAGAATAAGGAGGAATTTGAAAAGTTGAACGCGGTTATAATCGGCATAAGCAAGGACTCGCCCAAATCCCACGAAAAATTTATAAACAAGCACGAACTAAATATCCTGCTACTCAGCGACGAGAGCCATGAGGTCATAGAGAAATACGGCGCGTGGGGCAAGAAGAAAAATTATGGTAGGGAATATTACGGCACGATTAGAAGCACTTTCCTGATAGACCTCGAGGGCAATATCGTGAAGGAATGGAAGAAGGTGCGCGTTGCCGGTCATGTTGAAGAGGTATTGAAAACATTAAAGGAGGTGGCAAAATGA
- a CDS encoding FprA family A-type flavoprotein, with amino-acid sequence MPVRKISDRVYNVGAIDWERTLFDEIVPTPQGTSYNSYLVKGSEKTVLIDTVEPERVDELLLNLRDLGVERIDYIVSNHAEQDHSGSIPMLLERYPDAKVVTNAKCKGFEEDLLHLKDDVFLVINEGDELSLGDRTLKFYMTPWVHWPETMTTFLVEERIAFTCDFFGSHAATTHTFAEQYDRIYHEAKRYYAEIMMPFRHIIARNIKKIEDLDPKIIAPSHGPAYSDPKFIIDAYKEWISPETKNEVLIGYVSMHGSTKLMVNYLAHQLNKLGVEVKIRNLITVDMGEFAMDMVDVTTIVLATPTMLSGPHPNAVYAAYLINALKPKAKFIGIMGSYGWGGRTVDILKANLGALKVELLDPLLIKGLPKEEDYEKIDEFAKNIAEKHRELGVLK; translated from the coding sequence ATGCCAGTGAGAAAGATAAGTGACAGGGTTTACAATGTTGGAGCGATTGACTGGGAACGTACTCTATTTGATGAGATAGTTCCCACACCGCAGGGTACGAGTTACAACTCGTACCTTGTTAAGGGCAGTGAAAAAACGGTACTTATTGACACAGTGGAACCCGAAAGAGTTGATGAATTGCTTTTGAATTTGAGGGATCTGGGTGTTGAAAGGATTGACTACATAGTGTCCAATCATGCCGAGCAGGATCATTCCGGCTCAATACCCATGCTTCTTGAAAGGTATCCCGATGCGAAGGTTGTAACCAACGCAAAGTGCAAGGGCTTTGAGGAGGATCTCCTTCATCTAAAAGATGATGTTTTCCTCGTAATAAATGAGGGTGATGAACTCTCCCTTGGGGACAGAACACTTAAGTTCTACATGACGCCATGGGTTCACTGGCCGGAAACTATGACCACATTCCTCGTTGAGGAGCGCATTGCCTTTACCTGTGATTTCTTCGGCTCTCACGCGGCGACGACACACACCTTTGCGGAGCAGTACGACCGCATCTATCATGAGGCGAAGAGATACTACGCGGAGATAATGATGCCATTCCGCCACATAATAGCGAGGAACATAAAGAAAATTGAGGATTTGGACCCGAAGATAATTGCACCGAGCCACGGACCCGCATACAGCGATCCAAAGTTCATAATTGATGCCTACAAGGAATGGATCTCCCCTGAAACAAAGAACGAGGTTCTCATAGGCTATGTATCAATGCATGGCAGCACAAAATTAATGGTAAATTATCTGGCCCATCAGCTCAACAAATTGGGGGTTGAGGTAAAGATAAGGAATTTGATAACTGTGGATATGGGAGAGTTTGCCATGGATATGGTGGATGTCACCACAATAGTTCTGGCAACACCAACGATGCTATCCGGACCGCACCCAAATGCTGTTTACGCTGCCTACTTGATAAATGCTCTAAAACCCAAGGCCAAGTTCATTGGAATAATGGGCTCCTATGGCTGGGGCGGGAGAACGGTGGACATACTCAAGGCGAATCTTGGCGCGTTGAAGGTTGAATTGCTTGATCCACTCCTAATCAAAGGTTTGCCAAAGGAAGAGGATTATGAGAAGATAGATGAATTTGCGAAGAATATTGCCGAGAAGCATAGGGAACTGGGGGTGCTGAAATGA
- the rd gene encoding rubredoxin: MRWRCMVCGYIYDPAVGDPDSDVPAGTPFEDLPEDWVCPVCGASKDMFEKVD, from the coding sequence ATGAGATGGAGATGTATGGTGTGTGGATACATATATGATCCGGCAGTGGGAGATCCCGATAGTGATGTTCCAGCTGGAACACCCTTTGAGGATTTGCCAGAGGACTGGGTCTGTCCCGTTTGTGGAGCAAGTAAGGACATGTTTGAGAAGGTGGATTGA
- a CDS encoding flavin reductase family protein: MDRKVLHELSYGMYVISSVKDGKLNGQIANTAFQITSKPARIAISINKENLTHEFIESSGVFSVSILSTEAPFKFIGLFGFRSGRDVSKFDNTRYKIGVTGAPIVLDHSLGYIEARVVDSIDVGTHTLFVGEVVDAEKLGEGRPMTYDYYHNVVKGKTPEKAATYIGGK; the protein is encoded by the coding sequence ATGGATAGGAAGGTGCTCCATGAATTGAGCTATGGAATGTATGTGATTTCCTCAGTTAAAGATGGAAAATTGAACGGGCAGATAGCCAACACTGCCTTTCAGATAACATCAAAACCTGCAAGAATCGCAATAAGCATAAATAAAGAAAATCTCACGCATGAGTTTATTGAGTCCAGTGGTGTGTTCTCAGTCTCAATACTCTCCACAGAGGCTCCATTCAAATTCATAGGTCTGTTTGGATTCAGAAGTGGAAGGGATGTAAGTAAGTTTGACAACACAAGGTACAAGATAGGAGTTACAGGTGCTCCAATCGTGCTTGATCATTCCCTTGGATACATAGAGGCCAGGGTTGTTGACTCAATTGATGTTGGAACTCACACCCTATTTGTGGGAGAAGTTGTGGACGCGGAGAAACTGGGGGAGGGGCGTCCCATGACCTACGATTATTACCACAATGTGGTGAAGGGTAAAACACCTGAAAAGGCGGCCACCTACATAGGAGGCAAGTGA
- a CDS encoding Lrp/AsnC family transcriptional regulator, which translates to MDKKDLKIIELLQENSRISYTEMARILGVTETTIRKRIADMEKKGIIKKYTIEVNPEKLGYKNVTILGMDVEPKYLLEAAKKLAEIEEAKWVATSTGDHMIMAEIWTKNGEELFNLITKKISKIRGVKDLCPAIIMERIK; encoded by the coding sequence ATGGATAAAAAAGATTTAAAAATCATAGAATTACTTCAAGAAAATTCAAGAATTTCGTACACAGAGATGGCTAGAATACTTGGAGTTACAGAGACAACAATACGCAAGAGAATTGCAGATATGGAGAAAAAAGGCATAATAAAAAAATATACCATCGAAGTGAACCCTGAGAAATTGGGATACAAGAACGTCACTATTTTGGGTATGGATGTTGAGCCAAAGTACCTTCTCGAGGCGGCTAAAAAACTGGCCGAGATTGAGGAGGCAAAATGGGTTGCCACATCCACAGGGGACCATATGATAATGGCTGAGATATGGACAAAGAACGGAGAAGAACTATTCAATCTCATAACAAAGAAGATCTCAAAAATCAGAGGCGTGAAGGATCTATGCCCTGCGATAATAATGGAAAGGATAAAGTAA
- the sfsA gene encoding DNA/RNA nuclease SfsA, translating to MPCDNNGKDKVILEIEGDNEGIFVERPNRFISIVEINGQKEYAHVHDPGRLRELLYPGNEVLLKKYEGGIRKTKWEILAAKKDSKWIFVNSKFHRQISEIILKNERLSPIGVIEDLHPEVKVGKSRIDFLAIRDGKKVWIEIKGCTLERNGVALFPDAPTERGKRHVEELLNMKKMGDDAVIIFLIFVNASCFRPNYETDEKFSRALYKAMEHGVSVYPLLLNYDGRAIKFEKPLQLCREQEIETENEGDHSKNYN from the coding sequence ATGCCCTGCGATAATAATGGAAAGGATAAAGTAATTCTAGAAATTGAAGGCGATAATGAGGGCATATTCGTTGAAAGGCCCAATAGGTTCATTTCAATAGTTGAGATAAACGGGCAGAAGGAATATGCGCATGTTCACGATCCCGGCAGACTCAGGGAACTCCTCTACCCAGGCAATGAAGTTCTTCTGAAAAAATATGAAGGGGGTATAAGGAAAACAAAGTGGGAGATACTGGCAGCAAAGAAAGATTCCAAATGGATTTTCGTGAACTCAAAATTTCATCGTCAGATATCAGAGATAATACTGAAAAATGAAAGATTATCTCCCATCGGTGTGATAGAAGACCTGCATCCCGAGGTCAAGGTTGGAAAAAGCAGAATAGATTTTCTTGCCATAAGAGATGGAAAAAAAGTATGGATAGAGATCAAGGGATGCACCCTTGAGAGGAATGGTGTAGCTTTGTTTCCTGATGCCCCAACCGAGCGTGGAAAAAGGCATGTGGAAGAACTGCTCAATATGAAAAAAATGGGAGATGATGCGGTAATTATCTTCTTGATTTTTGTAAATGCCTCCTGTTTCAGACCAAACTACGAGACGGATGAAAAATTCTCCCGTGCACTATACAAAGCTATGGAGCACGGTGTATCTGTTTATCCGCTCCTCCTGAATTACGATGGGAGGGCCATAAAATTTGAAAAACCACTTCAACTATGCAGAGAGCAGGAGATAGAAACTGAAAATGAGGGGGATCACTCCAAGAACTATAACTAG
- a CDS encoding 8-oxo-dGTP diphosphatase translates to MIKAVIVHIIRDGRILLHYKKRGHGKGKWNGLGGKLERNESPEECAVREAREEMGASITQVERAGIIKFYDVNGEDWLVYVFRASIEGEPQESDESIPKWFPLNSIPYEEMWEDDKYWLPVVLNGLKFEAEFWFDGEIMQKFSLNAWKN, encoded by the coding sequence ATGATCAAAGCGGTTATAGTCCACATTATCCGGGATGGAAGGATTCTATTGCACTACAAAAAAAGAGGTCACGGGAAGGGAAAATGGAATGGTCTGGGCGGTAAATTGGAGAGAAATGAAAGTCCTGAGGAGTGCGCAGTGAGAGAAGCCAGGGAGGAAATGGGAGCATCCATAACTCAGGTGGAGAGGGCAGGTATAATAAAATTTTACGATGTGAATGGAGAGGACTGGCTCGTTTACGTTTTCAGGGCATCAATAGAGGGTGAGCCGCAGGAGAGCGATGAATCCATACCCAAGTGGTTCCCTTTAAATTCAATTCCCTACGAAGAAATGTGGGAGGATGATAAATACTGGCTTCCAGTGGTTTTGAACGGTCTTAAATTTGAAGCTGAGTTCTGGTTTGATGGCGAGATTATGCAGAAATTCAGTTTGAATGCCTGGAAAAATTAA
- the ftsZ gene encoding cell division protein FtsZ — protein MKSLVKEVLSKVDERVAVREEPTITSPDDEELLNLLQKLKTNIKVVGCGGAGSNTINRIMEEGIVDVELIAANTDAQHLLITHANRKILLGRRITRGLGAGALPQVGEEAAREVEDRIREILQGADIVFITCGLGGGTGTGSAPVVAQIAKEIGALTIAICTLPFTAEGRMRFENAMWGLEKLKQYVDTVITIPNDKLLQLVPRLPLNLAFKVADEILMRSIKGLAEMITKPGLVNLDFNDLKTIMKGGGVAMIGLGESDSENRAEDAIKEALNSPLIEADISEATGALINVVGGENMTVKEAESVAEYVQSHISKGARIIWGASIDPALGNTLRVMVVITGVKSPYIQGLEAIEKNKEVDVIR, from the coding sequence ATGAAGTCGCTGGTTAAGGAGGTACTCTCAAAGGTCGATGAGAGGGTTGCAGTGCGTGAAGAGCCAACAATAACCAGTCCCGATGATGAGGAACTTCTGAATTTGTTACAAAAATTGAAAACAAATATAAAGGTCGTTGGTTGTGGAGGAGCCGGAAGCAATACCATAAACCGCATTATGGAAGAGGGAATTGTTGATGTTGAACTCATAGCTGCAAATACGGACGCTCAACATTTGCTTATAACGCATGCGAATCGCAAAATTCTTCTGGGCAGGCGCATAACCAGGGGTCTGGGAGCAGGTGCGTTGCCTCAGGTTGGTGAGGAGGCTGCAAGGGAAGTGGAGGATAGAATCCGTGAGATTCTTCAGGGCGCAGACATCGTTTTCATAACCTGCGGCTTGGGTGGAGGAACGGGTACTGGAAGCGCCCCAGTTGTGGCTCAAATTGCCAAAGAAATAGGCGCACTCACAATTGCAATATGCACCCTACCATTCACCGCCGAGGGAAGAATGAGATTTGAAAATGCTATGTGGGGGCTTGAAAAATTAAAACAGTACGTGGATACCGTTATAACCATTCCAAACGACAAGTTGCTTCAACTGGTGCCCAGATTACCCCTGAACCTTGCCTTTAAGGTTGCCGATGAAATATTGATGCGTTCAATCAAGGGTCTGGCTGAGATGATAACCAAGCCAGGCCTGGTGAATCTGGACTTCAACGATCTCAAGACCATAATGAAGGGTGGCGGTGTTGCAATGATCGGGCTCGGAGAGAGCGACTCCGAGAACAGGGCAGAGGATGCAATAAAGGAGGCACTGAACTCCCCACTCATTGAGGCTGATATAAGCGAAGCAACGGGAGCACTAATAAATGTGGTGGGCGGAGAGAACATGACCGTGAAGGAGGCGGAAAGCGTGGCCGAATACGTGCAGTCCCACATAAGCAAGGGTGCAAGGATCATCTGGGGTGCCTCCATAGATCCTGCGTTGGGTAACACATTGCGTGTTATGGTGGTAATAACGGGAGTGAAATCACCATACATACAGGGCCTTGAGGCCATAGAAAAAAATAAAGAGGTTGACGTTATAAGGTGA
- a CDS encoding protein translocase SEC61 complex subunit gamma has product MGIIEKSEEVQKSIEHWLSGFGKGKYSRILKMSRKPTRDEYGKVLAITGLGILFIGGVGFALYYIFQIWLHIP; this is encoded by the coding sequence ATGGGCATCATTGAAAAAAGTGAAGAGGTTCAGAAGAGCATAGAACACTGGCTGTCTGGGTTCGGCAAGGGCAAGTACTCCAGAATTCTCAAGATGTCCAGAAAGCCCACAAGGGACGAGTACGGAAAGGTTCTGGCCATAACGGGACTGGGCATACTCTTCATTGGAGGAGTCGGATTTGCCCTTTATTACATTTTCCAGATCTGGCTTCACATACCCTGA
- a CDS encoding transcription elongation factor Spt5 has translation MIEVSINTELFRIPAGRIAEIVLVISNKGEKKEKVTLKVVSDLHMQDPSLEWGLHITGVGKEEVKLLITKEENKELEYEIAIPGNKRKEIYANIIVPRAAEIGDSGTFKFQVLSQDGSWSREVKINVESAIVAVKTTIGQEIKVARDIGLKARIHKWDDIFAVLAPYNLKGYVFVETSRPDKVLSLIRGIKDAKGVVRGEMHLEEIKHYLTPTPTIRHISVGDIVELVEGPFKGEHAKVIQIDEAKNEITVELFEAMVPIPITVKAEAVRLLEKEGE, from the coding sequence ATGATTGAGGTTAGCATAAATACTGAGCTTTTCAGGATCCCTGCAGGAAGGATTGCTGAGATAGTCCTCGTGATCTCCAACAAGGGGGAGAAGAAGGAGAAGGTGACACTTAAAGTAGTATCGGATCTGCATATGCAAGATCCCTCGCTAGAATGGGGCTTGCACATAACGGGCGTGGGAAAAGAGGAAGTAAAACTCCTGATCACCAAGGAGGAAAACAAGGAACTTGAGTACGAAATTGCCATACCCGGGAACAAAAGAAAGGAAATTTACGCAAACATCATAGTGCCCAGAGCCGCTGAGATAGGGGATTCTGGCACCTTCAAATTCCAAGTGCTCTCCCAGGATGGCTCGTGGAGTAGGGAGGTTAAGATAAACGTTGAATCCGCAATTGTTGCCGTTAAGACAACCATAGGCCAGGAGATTAAGGTTGCAAGGGATATTGGATTGAAGGCCCGAATTCATAAATGGGATGATATCTTTGCGGTCCTTGCCCCGTACAACCTTAAGGGCTATGTGTTTGTGGAAACTTCACGTCCGGATAAGGTCCTATCCCTCATAAGGGGAATCAAGGATGCAAAGGGTGTTGTTAGGGGAGAGATGCATCTTGAAGAAATCAAGCACTATCTAACACCCACACCCACGATTCGTCACATATCTGTGGGAGATATCGTTGAACTTGTGGAAGGCCCATTCAAGGGCGAACATGCCAAGGTGATACAGATTGACGAGGCAAAGAATGAAATAACAGTTGAGCTTTTCGAGGCCATGGTGCCAATACCAATAACCGTGAAAGCTGAGGCTGTGCGCCTATTGGAAAAGGAAGGTGAGTAA
- a CDS encoding 50S ribosomal protein L11: protein MGQVIEVLVEGGKASPGPPLGPALGPMGVNIAQVIKAINEKTKDYAGMQVPVKIEVDPKTKEFTITIGTPPTSALIKKELGIEKGSGNARTEKVGDLSLEQVVKIARMKKDNSLSYDIKGVVLEVLGTCVSMGVTVEGKDPRDVQKLIKNNEITLPNL, encoded by the coding sequence ATGGGACAGGTAATTGAAGTTCTGGTTGAAGGCGGTAAGGCGTCTCCCGGACCCCCGCTGGGCCCTGCGCTGGGACCCATGGGTGTTAACATAGCTCAGGTTATAAAGGCAATAAACGAGAAAACAAAGGACTATGCAGGAATGCAGGTTCCTGTGAAAATTGAGGTGGACCCAAAGACCAAGGAATTTACAATAACCATAGGAACACCACCCACATCCGCCCTAATAAAAAAGGAGCTGGGCATAGAAAAAGGTTCGGGAAATGCGAGAACCGAGAAGGTTGGTGATTTGAGTTTGGAGCAGGTAGTTAAAATAGCGAGGATGAAGAAAGATAATTCGCTCTCCTATGATATTAAGGGTGTGGTACTTGAAGTTCTCGGCACATGTGTTTCCATGGGTGTAACCGTGGAAGGCAAGGACCCCAGAGATGTGCAAAAGCTTATAAAGAATAACGAAATCACCCTACCTAACTTGTAG
- a CDS encoding 50S ribosomal protein L1, whose translation MRENIVGAVKEAIEKSKERKFVESVDLAINLKDVDLSIPKNRINEEVILPHGRGKEIKIGVFASGETALKAKGCADLVIPPEEIDKLAEDKRKARKIANQYDFFLAEAPLMGKIGKSLGIILGPRGKMPKPIPPGGDPCPMVERLKHTVRMRSKDKRTFHVPVGTKNMDVEKIADNIEEVIKRLEMKLERGLQNIDSVYVKTTMGPAVKIKLR comes from the coding sequence TTGCGTGAAAACATAGTTGGCGCTGTAAAAGAGGCCATTGAGAAGTCGAAGGAAAGGAAATTTGTTGAGAGTGTAGACTTGGCGATAAATTTAAAGGATGTTGATCTGAGCATTCCCAAGAACAGGATAAACGAGGAGGTAATTCTCCCACATGGGAGGGGGAAGGAGATCAAAATAGGGGTTTTTGCATCTGGAGAAACCGCACTTAAAGCCAAAGGCTGTGCAGATCTTGTAATCCCTCCAGAGGAGATTGATAAACTTGCAGAAGATAAGAGAAAGGCGAGGAAAATTGCAAATCAGTATGATTTCTTCCTTGCAGAAGCCCCTCTGATGGGAAAGATCGGTAAGAGTTTGGGTATAATTCTAGGTCCCCGTGGCAAGATGCCAAAACCCATTCCTCCTGGAGGAGATCCGTGTCCAATGGTTGAAAGGCTAAAGCACACCGTTAGAATGCGTTCAAAGGATAAGAGAACATTCCATGTGCCGGTTGGGACAAAGAATATGGATGTTGAGAAGATTGCAGACAACATTGAAGAGGTCATAAAGAGGCTTGAAATGAAACTTGAAAGGGGATTGCAGAACATCGACTCCGTGTACGTGAAGACCACCATGGGTCCGGCCGTGAAAATCAAGTTGAGGTGA